The stretch of DNA CGCCCAGTTTCGCCGCCGCGAGCAGGAAGGGCTCCGGGTCGGGCTTGCCGCGCGTGATGTCGTCGGCGGCTATCAGCATCTTGGCGTCGATGCCGACCTCCGCGAGCCTGGCCTCGGCCAGGCGGCGCCCGGCGGAGGTGACGACGGCCCAGCGCTGGGGCGGCAGGGATTCGAGCAGCTCACGGGTGCCGGGAAGGAGCACGACGCCGCCCGCGACGTCCGAGACCTCCAGCTCTTCGATGCGGGCGACGGCCTCGGCCACGCGCTCGGCGGGCAGCATGTCGGCGATGATCTCGGCGGCGGGGCGGCCGTGCAGCTCGACCCGCGCGAATTCCTCGGCGGTGATCCCGTACTCCTGCGCCAAGCGCCTCCAGCAGCGGTACACCGACTCCATGGAGGAGATCAGGGTGCCGTCGTTGTCGAACAGGAGCGCTTCAGCGTGGATCTTCATGGTGTCCGAGCGTACGGGGCACCCCTGGGTGCGCGCATCGGGCCTCAGGGGTGCGCGCATCGGGTCATAGGGCCCGTAATAAAGTCACCGCATGCTTGTTGCCCTGACGATCGCGACCGCCGTGGCCGCGCTCGCCCTCGCCGCGTGGTGCGGTTTCGCCGCCTACCGGGACCAGCCGACCAAGGACTGGCACTTCATCGGCATGGGCGTGGTGACGCTCCTGGCCACCGTCCAGCTGATCGTCGGCATCGTCCAGCTGGCGCGGGGCGAGAAGCCCGAGCAGGGCACGACGATCTTCGTGGCGTATCTGATCGGCTCCTTCGCCTGCGTCCCGGCCGCGGGCTTCATGTCCCTCGCGGAGCGCACCCGTTGGGGCTCCATCACGGTCGCCGCGGGCGGCGTGGTCCTTGCCGTGCTCCAGGTGCGGCTCTACGACATCTGGGGAGGCTGAGGTGACGGTGACCGAGCCCGACGAGCAGAAGGCCCCCGCCCGGCAGAGGCTGATCAGCGGGCCCGGCATCCTTCTGGTGTGGCTGTACGGGGTGATGGTGGTCGGCGCCGTTTCGCGCTCCGCCGTGCAGATCTCGACGGACTTCCACAAGGCCCCGCTCGCGTACGCGCTGTCCGCGCTCGCGGGTCTCGTCTACGGCTTCATCACGTACTCGCTCGTGCGCGGCGGCGAGAAGGCCCGCAGGGCGGCGCTGGTGTGCTGCGCCGCCGAGCTGGTGGGCGTCCTGGCGGTGGGGACGTGGACGCTCATCGAGCCGTCCGCCTTCCCCGACGCCACGGTGTGGTCCGACTTCGGGATGGGCTATCTGTTCATTCCGGTGATCCTGCCCCTCACCGCGATCTTCTGGCTGAACAAGGCGCGGAGGAAGAGCGCCCCGTAGGGGCGCGGGGAACTGCGCGGCCAGCCACAGCCGGCCCGCAGTCGCCCGGCGTGCGCTCAGAGGCTGGTCGCATAGGCGCTCGCGCCGATCTCCTTGGCGAGGGTGACCACCGTGAGCCGTTCGTTCACCTGCTGGGCGCCCACCGCCACGTAACCGTGCTTGCGGTAGAGCTGGAGGTTCTGTTCGCTGCGGTGGCCGCTGAAGAGCTGGAAGCACTTGGCGGTGCCGCCCGCGCCGAGGCGCCCCTCTATCGCGTCCAGGAGCCTGCCTCCCAGGCCGTGGCGCTGCATCCTGGGGTGGACGATCAGTTTGTTGATCCGCGCCGTGCCGTCGGGATCGACCGTGCCGCGCACCGACGCGACCACCTCGTCCCCGAGGCGGGCCACCAGCACGCTGCCGGCGGTCAGTTCGGCCTTGATGGAGTCGAGGGACTGTGTCAGCGGCTCGATGGAGTAGTCGCCGTACAGCTCGGCCTCGCTCTGGTAGCACAGGTACTGCAGTTTGAGGATCTTCTCGGCGTCCTGTCCGACCGCCTCCGAGATGGTCACGCTCATGCCCATGTGTGCATGCCTCCCGCTCACCTGCTCCGCCGGTTGTCTATCGCTCCATTCCCCGCGGTTCAGGAGCTGCAACCTCCGCCGCGAGCATTCTGCGCAGGCATCCCAGGCAACGGGAACGTTCAGGCCCCAGGCTGCCCTGT from Streptomyces sp. BA2 encodes:
- a CDS encoding HAD-IA family hydrolase, with amino-acid sequence MKIHAEALLFDNDGTLISSMESVYRCWRRLAQEYGITAEEFARVELHGRPAAEIIADMLPAERVAEAVARIEELEVSDVAGGVVLLPGTRELLESLPPQRWAVVTSAGRRLAEARLAEVGIDAKMLIAADDITRGKPDPEPFLLAAAKLGVDPARCVVFEDAPAGLTAGRAAGMTTVALTTTHTAGELVADVVVKDLSAVSAQATEGGVEIVTED
- a CDS encoding GNAT family N-acetyltransferase, with translation MGMSVTISEAVGQDAEKILKLQYLCYQSEAELYGDYSIEPLTQSLDSIKAELTAGSVLVARLGDEVVASVRGTVDPDGTARINKLIVHPRMQRHGLGGRLLDAIEGRLGAGGTAKCFQLFSGHRSEQNLQLYRKHGYVAVGAQQVNERLTVVTLAKEIGASAYATSL